The following proteins are co-located in the Clavibacter capsici genome:
- the dnaJ gene encoding molecular chaperone DnaJ: MADHYEVLGVSRDASAEEIKKAYRKQARQLHPDVNDAPDAAERFKLVTHAYDVLSDPQQRQQYDLGPQAGFGGGGQGFGGFGDIFETFFGGQQGGGGRGPRSRQERGQDALLRVEVELEEVIFGVHRDLEIDTAVVCDTCHGSCAQPGTSAVTCDICRGSGSIQRQVRSLLGNVMTSSPCGTCRGYGTVIPHPCPTCAGQGRVRARRTVPVDIPAGVDTGLRLQMPGSGEVGPAGGPNGDLYLEIKVAHHDVFSRNGDDLLATVEVSMVDAILGSDARIEALDGAVDLELRPGIQSAEIITVRGRGVTKLRGSGRGDLKIGIQVVTPQKLDHKERDLIQQFAKRNKAPAPHLAHFQQGLFQKLRDRFLNV; this comes from the coding sequence GTGGCTGACCACTACGAAGTACTCGGCGTGAGCCGCGACGCATCCGCCGAGGAGATCAAGAAGGCGTACCGCAAGCAGGCGCGCCAGCTCCACCCGGACGTCAACGACGCCCCCGACGCGGCCGAGCGGTTCAAGCTCGTGACGCACGCGTACGACGTCCTGTCCGACCCGCAGCAGCGCCAGCAGTACGACCTCGGCCCGCAGGCCGGCTTCGGCGGGGGCGGCCAGGGCTTCGGCGGCTTCGGCGACATCTTCGAGACGTTCTTCGGCGGCCAGCAGGGCGGCGGCGGTCGCGGTCCCCGCTCGCGCCAGGAGCGCGGCCAGGACGCGCTGCTCCGCGTCGAGGTCGAGCTCGAGGAGGTCATCTTCGGCGTCCACCGCGACCTCGAGATCGACACGGCCGTCGTGTGCGACACCTGCCACGGATCCTGCGCGCAGCCCGGCACGAGCGCCGTGACGTGCGACATCTGCCGCGGCTCCGGCAGCATCCAGCGCCAGGTGCGCTCGCTCCTCGGCAACGTCATGACCTCGAGCCCCTGCGGCACCTGCCGCGGCTACGGCACGGTCATCCCGCACCCGTGCCCGACCTGCGCCGGCCAGGGCCGCGTCCGCGCGCGCCGCACGGTGCCGGTCGACATCCCGGCCGGCGTCGACACGGGCCTCCGCCTCCAGATGCCGGGCTCCGGCGAGGTCGGCCCCGCGGGCGGCCCGAACGGCGACCTCTACCTCGAGATCAAGGTCGCGCACCACGACGTCTTCAGCCGCAACGGCGACGACCTGCTCGCGACCGTCGAGGTGAGCATGGTCGACGCGATCCTCGGCAGCGACGCCCGCATCGAGGCCCTCGACGGCGCGGTGGACCTCGAGCTCCGCCCCGGCATCCAGAGCGCCGAGATCATCACGGTGCGCGGTCGCGGCGTCACGAAGCTGCGCGGCTCCGGGCGCGGCGACCTGAAGATCGGGATCCAGGTGGTCACGCCCCAGAAGCTCGACCACAAGGAGCGCGACCTCATCCAGCAGTTCGCGAAGCGCAACAAGGCCCCGGCGCCGCACCTCGCGCACTTCCAGCAGGGCCTCTTCCAGAAGCTCCGCGACCGCTTCCTCAACGTCTGA
- the ybeY gene encoding rRNA maturation RNase YbeY: MSIEINNESAIEVDEPLIQRLATYALDTLHVHPDAELAIVMVDEGAMEQLHVQWMDEPGPTDVLSFPMDELRPGTEDRPTPAGLLGDIVVCPQVAAEQAVTAGHSTMEEILLLTAHGILHLLGFDHAEPDEEREMFGLQRDILIGFAMSERGR; the protein is encoded by the coding sequence ATGAGCATCGAGATCAACAACGAGTCCGCGATCGAGGTGGACGAGCCGCTCATCCAGCGCCTCGCGACCTACGCGCTCGACACCCTCCACGTCCACCCCGACGCCGAGCTCGCCATCGTGATGGTGGACGAGGGCGCGATGGAGCAGCTGCACGTGCAGTGGATGGACGAGCCGGGCCCCACCGACGTCCTCAGCTTCCCCATGGACGAGCTGCGCCCCGGCACCGAGGACCGGCCGACCCCCGCCGGGCTGCTCGGCGACATCGTCGTGTGCCCGCAGGTCGCGGCCGAGCAGGCGGTGACGGCGGGGCACTCGACGATGGAGGAGATCCTGCTGCTCACCGCGCACGGGATCCTGCACCTGCTCGGGTTCGACCACGCCGAGCCCGACGAGGAGCGCGAGATGTTCGGGCTCCAGCGCGACATCCTGATCGGGTTCGCCATGAGCGAGCGCGGGCGCTGA
- a CDS encoding HIT domain-containing protein yields MSETREPTVFERIVAREIPAQIVAETERVIAFEDIAPKAPVHVLVVPRTAAYRDVVELAAGDAALLAEVVDVASRIAAERAGGQFRLVFNTGADAGQTVFHVHAHVLGGFGPGDHVGL; encoded by the coding sequence ATGAGCGAGACCCGAGAGCCCACCGTCTTCGAGCGCATCGTCGCCCGGGAGATCCCGGCCCAGATCGTCGCGGAGACCGAGCGGGTCATCGCCTTCGAGGACATCGCGCCGAAGGCGCCCGTGCACGTGCTCGTGGTGCCCAGGACCGCCGCGTACCGCGACGTCGTGGAGCTCGCCGCGGGCGACGCGGCGCTCCTCGCGGAGGTCGTCGACGTCGCGTCGCGCATCGCGGCGGAGCGCGCGGGCGGGCAGTTCCGCCTGGTCTTCAACACGGGCGCGGACGCGGGACAGACGGTCTTCCACGTGCACGCGCACGTGCTCGGCGGCTTCGGCCCGGGGGACCATGTCGGGCTCTGA
- a CDS encoding 16S rRNA (uracil(1498)-N(3))-methyltransferase produces the protein MAHFYLADDIGARDLAVDRVIVLTGQEARHAVTVSRVRAGEALLVGDGRGTVASCTVTSADAQRLELRVGSVEAHPEPSPRVVLVQALAKGDRDELAVQAATELGVDAVIPWQAQRSVSRWEGAKVAKGRDRWRAIVREAVKQSIRPRVPVVEELATTKDLVRMAAAARVLVLDPTAEARLSRLDLAPSGEDAATDVLLVVGPEGGISPAEVEALRAAGAIPVALGSGILRTSTAGPAALALVNAALGRW, from the coding sequence GTGGCGCACTTCTACCTCGCCGACGACATCGGAGCCCGCGACCTCGCGGTCGATCGCGTCATCGTCCTCACCGGGCAGGAGGCGCGGCACGCCGTGACGGTGAGCCGCGTCCGCGCCGGCGAGGCGCTCCTCGTCGGCGACGGGCGCGGCACCGTCGCGTCGTGCACCGTGACGTCGGCGGACGCGCAGCGCCTGGAGCTCCGCGTCGGATCGGTCGAGGCGCACCCGGAGCCGTCGCCCCGCGTCGTCCTCGTGCAGGCGCTCGCCAAGGGCGACCGCGACGAGCTGGCCGTGCAGGCCGCGACCGAGCTGGGCGTCGACGCGGTCATCCCGTGGCAGGCGCAGCGCTCCGTCTCCCGCTGGGAGGGCGCCAAGGTCGCCAAGGGCCGCGACCGCTGGCGCGCGATCGTCCGCGAGGCCGTGAAGCAGTCGATCCGGCCGCGCGTGCCCGTGGTGGAGGAGCTCGCGACGACGAAGGACCTCGTGCGCATGGCCGCCGCCGCGCGCGTGCTGGTGCTCGACCCCACGGCGGAGGCGCGCCTGTCCCGCCTCGACCTGGCACCGTCCGGCGAGGACGCCGCGACCGACGTGCTCCTGGTGGTCGGCCCCGAGGGCGGCATCAGCCCGGCGGAGGTCGAGGCGCTCCGGGCGGCCGGGGCGATCCCCGTGGCGCTCGGCTCGGGGATCCTCCGCACGTCCACCGCGGGACCCGCCGCGCTGGCGCTCGTCAACGCCGCCCTCGGGCGCTGGTGA
- a CDS encoding PhoH family protein, which yields MSGSDPRGGASAQADDDRVEQTATMDGVLMVRLLGPQDRLLRQIEREHPDVDVRVRGNEITLVGTRGRVAAARRLIDEVVAMVEDGQHVEPQEIETSARRLGEDDARTLSDVLSEAIVQSRGRTVRPKTEGQKRYVQAIDESTIVFGIGPAGTGKTYLAMAKAVQALQRKEVERIILTRPAVEAGERLGYLPGSLTDKIDPYLRPLFDALNEMMDPELVPKLMASNTIEVAPLAYMRGRTLNNAFVVLDEAQNTTPEQMKMFLTRLGFGSKMVVTGDITQVDLPTGSSGLQLVTRVLDGMDDIHFSRLTSDDVVRHTLVGRIVDAYTRYDAERQAADHLRAERRTAPGSTR from the coding sequence ATGTCGGGCTCTGACCCGCGGGGCGGCGCGTCCGCGCAGGCGGACGACGACCGCGTCGAGCAGACGGCCACGATGGACGGCGTGCTCATGGTGCGCCTCCTCGGGCCGCAGGACCGGCTGCTCCGGCAGATCGAGCGCGAGCACCCGGACGTCGACGTCCGGGTCCGCGGGAACGAGATCACGCTCGTCGGGACCCGGGGCCGCGTCGCCGCGGCGCGCCGGCTCATCGACGAGGTCGTGGCGATGGTGGAGGACGGACAGCACGTGGAGCCCCAGGAGATCGAGACGAGCGCGAGGCGGCTCGGCGAGGACGACGCGCGGACCCTGTCCGACGTGCTGAGCGAGGCCATCGTGCAGTCGCGCGGCCGCACGGTCCGGCCGAAGACCGAGGGCCAGAAGCGGTACGTGCAGGCGATCGACGAGAGCACGATCGTGTTCGGCATCGGCCCCGCGGGCACCGGAAAGACCTACCTCGCCATGGCGAAGGCCGTCCAGGCGCTGCAGCGCAAGGAGGTCGAGCGGATCATCCTCACGCGCCCGGCCGTCGAGGCGGGGGAGCGGCTCGGCTACCTGCCGGGCTCCCTCACCGACAAGATCGACCCGTACCTCCGGCCGCTGTTCGACGCGCTCAACGAGATGATGGACCCGGAGCTCGTCCCGAAGCTCATGGCGTCCAACACCATCGAGGTCGCCCCGCTCGCCTACATGCGCGGACGCACGCTCAACAACGCGTTCGTCGTGCTCGACGAGGCGCAGAACACCACGCCCGAGCAGATGAAGATGTTCCTCACCCGCCTCGGCTTCGGCTCGAAGATGGTGGTCACGGGCGACATCACGCAGGTCGACCTGCCCACCGGATCGAGCGGCCTCCAGCTCGTCACGCGCGTGCTCGACGGCATGGACGACATCCACTTCTCCCGCCTCACGAGCGACGACGTCGTGCGGCACACCCTGGTCGGCCGCATCGTGGACGCGTACACGCGCTACGACGCGGAGCGCCAGGCCGCCGACCACCTCCGCGCCGAGCGCCGCACCGCCCCAGGGAGCACCCGATGA